One stretch of Syntrophales bacterium DNA includes these proteins:
- a CDS encoding alpha/beta fold hydrolase — translation MTDYRFKGMASVDRFVHSRQAKFTFSISPVAVTLAYLDWVVNLANSPGKQYLLLEEFTNKLVKLIGESLQEIIYNRPAPVPSDLDPRFREPDWQQWPFNFMYKYFLLFEDLWRSATTDTPGVSEHHQNVLHFLGRQILDLFSPSNCLFTNPVVLKTTFEQGGANLLKGLQNLIEDQVRRLAGLGPAGVENFQVGKNVAVTPGKVVYYNRLMELIQYSPSTEKVYAEPILFVPAWIMKYYILDLSPHNSLVKYLVDKGHTVFMISWKNPTPDYRQTELDDYRKLGVMEAIEAISNIVPGRQIHTVGYCLGGTILVITAATMARDDDHRLKTMTLLAAQTDFTEAGELMLFIDENQVNFLEDIMWDQGYLDAKQMAGAFQVLRSNDLIWSRMVREYLMGERAPMTDLMAWNADSTRMPYRMHSQYLRQLFLNNDLAEGRYQVEGREIALRDICVPVFIVATVQDHVAPWRSVYKFNLYADPVETTFVLTTGGHNAGIISEPTKVKRTYRLATRKRGEKYVDPDTWFEEAPEFRGSWWIPWQEWLVRNSSPELVPPPPLGLEKGKYRARWDAPGKYVFD, via the coding sequence ATGACAGACTATCGTTTCAAGGGTATGGCAAGCGTTGATCGGTTTGTTCATTCCCGTCAGGCGAAATTTACCTTTAGCATTTCACCTGTTGCGGTTACCCTGGCTTACCTAGATTGGGTGGTCAATTTGGCCAATTCCCCAGGGAAGCAGTACCTGTTACTCGAGGAGTTTACAAACAAACTTGTAAAGCTCATTGGGGAAAGCTTGCAGGAAATAATTTATAACCGACCTGCCCCTGTTCCTTCCGATCTTGATCCCCGTTTCAGAGAGCCAGACTGGCAGCAATGGCCGTTCAACTTTATGTATAAATACTTCTTGCTTTTTGAAGATCTCTGGAGAAGTGCAACCACGGACACCCCAGGTGTCTCTGAGCATCACCAGAATGTTTTGCACTTTCTGGGCAGGCAAATTTTAGATTTATTCTCTCCATCAAACTGTTTATTCACTAACCCGGTTGTGTTGAAGACCACATTTGAGCAAGGAGGGGCAAATCTTCTTAAAGGATTACAGAATTTAATTGAGGATCAAGTGAGACGTCTGGCTGGTCTTGGGCCAGCAGGTGTGGAGAATTTTCAAGTGGGGAAGAATGTAGCTGTTACCCCGGGTAAAGTTGTTTACTACAACCGTTTAATGGAACTTATTCAGTACAGCCCCTCCACTGAGAAGGTATACGCAGAACCTATACTCTTTGTACCTGCTTGGATTATGAAGTATTACATCCTCGATCTTTCCCCCCACAATTCTCTCGTTAAATACTTGGTCGACAAAGGACATACCGTATTTATGATTTCCTGGAAAAATCCTACGCCTGATTACAGACAGACAGAGTTGGATGATTATAGAAAGCTCGGTGTTATGGAGGCTATTGAAGCGATTTCTAATATTGTGCCGGGGAGACAGATCCATACTGTGGGTTACTGTCTGGGAGGAACGATACTGGTCATTACTGCGGCCACAATGGCCCGGGATGATGATCATCGTTTGAAAACAATGACCCTTTTGGCTGCTCAGACGGATTTCACAGAGGCGGGAGAACTGATGCTATTCATAGACGAAAATCAGGTGAATTTCCTTGAGGATATCATGTGGGACCAGGGTTACCTGGATGCTAAACAAATGGCAGGTGCCTTTCAAGTGTTGCGTTCCAATGATCTTATATGGTCTCGGATGGTAAGGGAATACTTAATGGGAGAACGTGCGCCGATGACTGATCTTATGGCATGGAACGCCGATAGTACACGCATGCCTTATCGTATGCATAGTCAGTATCTGCGTCAGCTATTTTTAAACAATGACCTTGCCGAAGGGAGATATCAGGTTGAGGGCAGAGAGATAGCTCTGCGGGACATCTGTGTGCCTGTGTTCATAGTGGCAACAGTCCAAGACCATGTAGCCCCTTGGCGGTCCGTTTATAAATTCAACCTTTATGCCGACCCTGTGGAGACCACTTTTGTTCTTACAACAGGAGGCCATAATGCAGGTATCATAAGCGAACCGACAAAAGTTAAGAGGACTTATAGATTGGCTACACGAAAGAGAGGGGAGAAGTACGTCGATCCTGACACATGGTTTGAAGAGGCACCGGAATTCAGGGGTTCGTGGTGGATCCCCTGGCAAGAATGGCTGGTTCGGAATTCATCTCCAGAGCTTGTACCCCCACCACCTCTGGGACTGGAAAAGGGAAAATACAGAGCACGTTGGGATGCTCCAGGGAAGTACGTGTTTGATTGA
- a CDS encoding DUF3568 domain-containing protein — MKRIIYLSIFVGIYIVFVACEGGIVLGSKSVSFQSGKFVYGEGYVVNIYRYPFEMVWSAVEELVKEMNFSNVEREKKIGVGQITGVLHDEKAVFKVVYTDRDLTEVSVLVGLGGNNVAARFLHERIAGKLRKGLFSD; from the coding sequence ATGAAAAGGATTATTTATTTGAGTATTTTTGTAGGGATTTATATTGTGTTTGTCGCGTGTGAGGGTGGGATTGTCCTTGGGAGTAAATCCGTTAGTTTTCAGTCTGGAAAATTCGTTTATGGGGAGGGTTATGTAGTCAACATATATAGATATCCTTTTGAAATGGTGTGGAGTGCGGTGGAGGAATTAGTAAAGGAAATGAATTTCTCAAACGTTGAAAGGGAAAAGAAAATCGGAGTAGGTCAAATTACAGGCGTATTACACGATGAGAAGGCTGTATTTAAAGTTGTGTACACAGACAGAGATTTAACCGAGGTAAGTGTTCTTGTTGGACTGGGGGGTAACAACGTAGCTGCCCGGTTCCTCCATGAGAGAATAGCAGGAAAACTAAGGAAAGGTTTGTTTTCTGATTAG
- a CDS encoding rhomboid family intramembrane serine protease, with product MYRRYSLLCPNCGRLIAFDESECPYCGLRNPRWRSRFRRFDPSLWNPVRSLVLINVFMFVISLLIVPENVHNVFTPFSFLSPSDGSLFLLGATGTIPIIYFGRWWTLITACFLHGGFLHILFNMIALYHMGPFVEREYGFYRFITIYLISGIGGFFLSLIAGVKFTIGASASICGLIGAILYYGKSRGDIWGEFIYRQAMGWVVGLVLLGLLMPGINNWAHVGGLISGVIMSALLGHEGKVPESFWHRVIGIILVVITAITIVGNLLAVLFRVFVP from the coding sequence ATGTATAGACGCTATTCTTTACTATGTCCCAACTGTGGTCGCCTGATAGCCTTTGATGAATCAGAATGTCCTTATTGTGGATTAAGAAATCCTCGATGGCGATCCCGTTTTCGTCGCTTTGATCCCTCGCTTTGGAATCCTGTACGGTCTCTCGTTCTTATAAATGTGTTTATGTTCGTTATTTCTCTTCTCATTGTGCCCGAGAATGTGCACAATGTTTTCACACCGTTTAGCTTTCTCTCTCCCTCAGATGGATCCCTTTTTCTTTTGGGGGCAACGGGCACAATTCCTATTATCTACTTTGGTCGATGGTGGACCCTAATTACAGCTTGTTTCCTCCACGGTGGTTTTTTGCACATTCTATTTAACATGATAGCTCTCTACCATATGGGACCCTTCGTTGAAAGAGAATACGGTTTTTACAGATTTATTACTATCTATTTAATTTCTGGTATAGGGGGTTTTTTCCTTTCTCTCATTGCCGGTGTTAAGTTTACAATAGGTGCATCTGCTTCTATATGTGGTTTGATAGGGGCTATTCTCTACTACGGTAAGAGCAGAGGTGATATTTGGGGTGAATTTATATACAGGCAGGCTATGGGATGGGTGGTTGGTCTTGTGCTTCTTGGTCTTTTGATGCCGGGGATTAACAACTGGGCCCACGTAGGAGGGCTTATATCTGGAGTGATTATGAGCGCACTACTAGGACATGAAGGTAAAGTTCCGGAATCATTTTGGCATCGTGTAATAGGTATAATCCTTGTTGTTATTACTGCTATTACTATAGTGGGAAATTTGCTTGCGGTTTTGTTTCGTGTATTTGTTCCATGA
- a CDS encoding CCA tRNA nucleotidyltransferase has protein sequence MEARKKKLKLNKFHSPSLEKATYIVQRLRSAGYEASFVGGCVRDFVMGVIPEDYDIVTSAKPEKIQKIFNHTVAVGAAFGVVVVIIDDKKFEVATYREEKEYKNGRHPSKVNFADVMEDVKRRDFTINGLLMDPVTGEITDLVGGMEDIEKRLIRTIGKPEERFQEDHLRMLRAIRFAAQLNFTIEESTLLAINSLAYMINRISAERIREELTKIVSQKGADKGLELLFSTGLLEEILPEVAALRGVEQPPTYHPEGDVWTHTLRIFEILPDIKGTSWEPVLAWAALLHDTGKRVTKTEDENGIHFYGHVKASENIAASIMKRLRFSNTDTEKVISLIHNHMRFLHVREMKLSTLKRFLRMPDFSLHLTLHLLDCLASHGILENYDYCRRKLEELPPEKLKPNPLLTGHDLIALGFTPGPLFGKILKEVEDAQLNGQIVTKEEAKEYVLKNWGSTVGFNDKK, from the coding sequence ATGGAAGCTCGTAAAAAAAAATTAAAGCTGAATAAATTTCATTCTCCTTCCCTCGAGAAAGCTACATACATAGTGCAGCGCTTGCGCTCAGCTGGATACGAGGCAAGTTTCGTTGGCGGTTGTGTCCGAGATTTTGTTATGGGCGTTATACCGGAGGACTACGATATAGTTACATCCGCTAAACCAGAGAAAATCCAAAAGATTTTCAATCACACCGTAGCGGTGGGAGCAGCATTTGGTGTGGTGGTAGTGATCATTGACGACAAAAAGTTTGAGGTGGCAACGTACAGAGAGGAAAAAGAATACAAAAACGGAAGACACCCATCAAAGGTGAATTTTGCAGATGTTATGGAGGACGTTAAACGGAGAGATTTTACCATAAACGGCCTGCTAATGGATCCCGTTACAGGGGAAATAACCGATCTCGTCGGAGGTATGGAAGACATAGAGAAACGCCTGATCAGAACTATAGGTAAACCTGAGGAAAGGTTTCAAGAAGATCATTTGAGAATGCTACGTGCAATACGCTTTGCAGCTCAACTGAACTTTACTATAGAAGAGTCCACACTTCTCGCTATTAACTCTCTCGCTTATATGATAAACAGAATAAGTGCGGAGAGAATCAGAGAAGAGCTTACCAAAATTGTCTCCCAAAAAGGCGCAGATAAAGGATTGGAATTACTCTTTTCTACTGGTCTTCTTGAGGAAATCCTACCAGAGGTAGCTGCCCTACGTGGTGTGGAACAGCCACCCACATATCACCCTGAAGGTGACGTCTGGACCCACACACTACGTATATTCGAGATCCTCCCTGATATTAAAGGAACCTCTTGGGAACCCGTTTTGGCATGGGCAGCGCTCCTCCACGATACTGGAAAACGGGTCACCAAAACAGAAGACGAAAATGGGATCCATTTTTACGGTCATGTCAAAGCTAGTGAAAATATAGCTGCCAGCATAATGAAACGCCTCAGATTCTCCAACACTGACACAGAGAAAGTAATCTCCCTCATCCATAATCACATGCGCTTTCTGCATGTTCGCGAAATGAAACTATCAACTCTCAAACGATTTCTCAGAATGCCCGATTTTTCTCTTCACCTCACACTCCATCTTCTCGATTGCCTTGCAAGTCATGGCATCCTGGAAAATTACGACTACTGCAGAAGAAAATTGGAGGAACTACCCCCAGAGAAACTCAAACCTAATCCTCTTTTAACAGGCCACGACCTGATTGCCTTGGGATTCACACCAGGTCCTCTATTCGGGAAGATTCTCAAAGAAGTAGAGGATGCCCAGCTGAATGGACAAATTGTAACCAAAGAGGAAGCAAAAGAATACGTTTTGAAGAACTGGGGATCCACAGTAGGATTCAATGATAAAAAGTGA
- a CDS encoding hemolysin family protein: MLKSFISFIKDAIWGRDSQRLEKEIRSIIDEGEEKGYIDPESGEMIESILEFRDTVVREVMVPRTQIVAIPVNATIYEILDLVLKHGHTRMPVYEKSIDNIIGVLNVKDLLKFWSKPITEDDLRTCLRKPYFIPETKNVHALLRDLKKMKYHMAIVIDEYGGTAGLVTLEDLLEEIVGDIRDEHDTEEAEIIDLEDGSSLVNGHVEIEKIEEHFGVQFADGKFETLGGLILSATGRIPVQGETISIDPFEMTIESADERSIKKVRIRKATDDKSRQFPLVSSPPI, translated from the coding sequence ATGCTCAAGTCATTCATTTCATTCATTAAAGATGCAATATGGGGTCGGGACTCCCAAAGATTGGAAAAAGAAATACGTTCCATCATCGATGAAGGTGAAGAAAAGGGATACATCGATCCAGAATCGGGCGAAATGATAGAAAGCATCCTCGAGTTCAGAGATACTGTGGTACGAGAAGTTATGGTGCCAAGAACACAAATAGTGGCAATCCCCGTCAACGCTACCATATACGAAATATTGGACTTGGTTCTGAAGCACGGTCATACAAGAATGCCTGTATACGAGAAAAGCATAGATAACATCATCGGCGTTTTAAACGTGAAAGATCTTCTTAAGTTCTGGTCAAAACCCATAACTGAAGATGATCTCCGAACGTGTCTCAGGAAACCATATTTTATTCCTGAAACAAAAAACGTTCATGCCCTTCTGCGCGATTTAAAAAAGATGAAATATCACATGGCGATCGTTATAGACGAATACGGTGGAACAGCAGGTCTTGTAACTCTGGAAGATCTGCTGGAGGAAATAGTTGGGGATATTCGGGATGAACACGATACTGAAGAAGCGGAAATAATAGATTTAGAGGATGGATCAAGCCTCGTTAACGGTCATGTCGAGATTGAAAAAATTGAAGAACATTTTGGTGTACAATTCGCCGATGGAAAATTCGAAACTCTGGGAGGATTGATTCTCAGCGCTACGGGTCGCATACCCGTACAAGGAGAAACAATTAGTATAGATCCGTTTGAGATGACAATCGAATCTGCAGATGAAAGAAGTATCAAAAAAGTCCGCATAAGAAAAGCTACCGATGACAAATCGAGACAGTTTCCCCTTGTAAGCTCTCCACCCATATGA
- a CDS encoding radical SAM protein, with protein MKYEGLIIRPPSEAKSLLLQVTVGCSHNRCTFCGSYKGKKFRIKSLEEIEEDIIEAKQFRGIKRVFLCDGDALIIPQKKLINILESIRKHIPQVERVGTYANAKSILRKTVDELRYLKDLGLGIVYLGVETGSEEILSRINKGVSYNQMVEAALRVKEAGMTLSVTIILGLGGLKGSQDHALKTARILTEIDPHYVGALTLMLIPGTPLYEDYQSGTFEPLNHFGFIKELGVIIANSQFTNCLFTSNHASNYLPIRANLPQEKEKVLDLISYVLKTRDPRMLRPEFMRAL; from the coding sequence ATGAAGTACGAAGGACTGATAATAAGACCCCCCAGTGAAGCCAAAAGCCTCCTGCTGCAAGTCACTGTTGGATGTTCCCATAACAGGTGTACCTTTTGCGGTAGCTACAAAGGTAAAAAATTCCGCATAAAGTCATTGGAGGAAATTGAGGAAGATATAATTGAAGCCAAACAATTCAGAGGTATTAAAAGGGTTTTTCTCTGCGACGGTGATGCCCTTATAATCCCCCAAAAGAAACTCATCAATATATTAGAATCCATCAGGAAACATATACCTCAAGTCGAGCGGGTGGGTACATACGCTAATGCCAAAAGCATATTGAGAAAAACGGTTGACGAACTCAGATACTTAAAGGATCTAGGACTCGGCATTGTTTATTTGGGAGTAGAAACGGGCAGTGAAGAAATACTCTCAAGGATAAACAAAGGAGTTTCGTACAATCAGATGGTGGAGGCAGCACTGAGAGTGAAAGAAGCAGGCATGACATTATCTGTTACGATAATACTTGGCCTGGGTGGTCTGAAAGGGAGTCAGGATCACGCCCTAAAGACAGCTCGAATACTGACGGAAATAGATCCCCATTACGTGGGAGCTCTTACCCTGATGCTGATTCCCGGAACACCCCTGTATGAAGATTACCAAAGTGGTACATTTGAACCACTCAATCACTTCGGTTTCATTAAAGAATTGGGTGTTATCATAGCTAACAGTCAGTTCACAAATTGTCTCTTTACTTCCAATCACGCGTCCAATTATCTACCGATAAGGGCAAATCTCCCTCAGGAGAAGGAGAAAGTCTTAGACTTAATATCTTACGTTTTGAAAACACGTGACCCAAGAATGCTAAGACCTGAGTTTATGAGGGCACTATGA
- the thiD gene encoding bifunctional hydroxymethylpyrimidine kinase/phosphomethylpyrimidine kinase, producing MNVKRVLTIAGSDSGGGAGIQADIKTITLLGGFAMSVITAVTAQNTCGVKAIYEIPPEIIKLQLDAVLEDIGADAVKTGMLFSSSTVHAVAEGMRRHKVDLLIVDPVMVAKGGVHLLLEDAAQTLIRELIPLAFVITPNIPEAEYISGIMIETPSDMKHAAAIIHKMGARNVVIKGGHLSQGAVDILYDGLNYYEFPFERIPGEIHGTGCTYSAALATALANGSPITEAVARASRFIALNINNTLDIGTGHKPMDHFSFLRKHMENTFLQNKLR from the coding sequence GTGAATGTTAAAAGAGTTTTAACAATAGCAGGTTCAGATTCCGGAGGAGGAGCGGGAATCCAGGCAGATATAAAAACAATAACCCTTCTGGGGGGCTTCGCAATGAGTGTGATAACAGCTGTAACTGCTCAGAACACCTGTGGAGTAAAAGCAATTTATGAGATTCCCCCAGAGATCATCAAACTCCAACTAGATGCAGTGCTTGAAGACATAGGTGCGGATGCCGTCAAAACCGGCATGCTTTTTTCCTCTTCCACAGTTCACGCTGTCGCTGAAGGGATGCGTCGCCATAAGGTGGATCTCCTAATTGTTGACCCTGTGATGGTAGCCAAGGGAGGTGTCCATCTACTATTAGAAGACGCTGCCCAAACACTCATCCGAGAGCTCATACCCCTTGCGTTCGTAATAACTCCCAACATTCCTGAAGCGGAGTACATTTCCGGAATTATGATCGAGACACCTTCTGACATGAAGCATGCGGCTGCAATCATTCACAAAATGGGGGCAAGAAATGTGGTGATAAAAGGGGGACACCTTTCGCAGGGAGCAGTGGACATTCTGTACGATGGACTTAACTACTACGAGTTTCCCTTTGAACGGATACCTGGTGAAATCCACGGGACAGGATGCACATACTCCGCTGCTCTTGCCACAGCCCTTGCCAATGGCTCACCTATAACGGAGGCCGTCGCCCGAGCAAGCCGATTCATTGCGCTCAATATAAACAATACTTTGGACATTGGTACTGGGCACAAACCTATGGATCACTTTTCATTCTTGAGAAAACACATGGAGAATACATTTTTACAAAACAAATTGAGGTAG
- a CDS encoding Na/Pi cotransporter family protein, giving the protein MGYLQHLLTVAVGVTLFLYGMANLSAGIQRLFTTKIRKIILYAVKRPILGLLTGIGATLFFQSSSATTTITVGMVGAGLISLYHALAILLGADIGSTMIIQLITWKVTDIAPIIVLSGGTIFFLTENRWRKTGEMIFHFGLIFFGLALVGKATEPLRHSPMIVETLTGAPNPWLGFILGLIIAALVHASAVPIGVAVILAQQSLISIEMALPIVFGANVGTTITAIMAGFVSGREGQKVAMAHFLFKSVGAVVSILAMVPLISTLKHLTNSVPQQITLGHFFFNAIIVLIFFPALSGVSQVIERILPKKEETISIWPEYLSEEALDNSEAALDGVRKELIREITLTEEMYHTAVSLRKELKREKVYKIMYLESVVNELRDEIVEYLRTLACRVPALTQSRMLFAYTATADDIERMANHIVVIARIAELKAKRKIPFSTYAEGDLEVIETLVGENIAAARQLIERENMDIVHALTSREDKIDLLVKEARDRHLIRFHKRICQPEAGPLFVEMLIRLERISDHCQNIAEQSQEIF; this is encoded by the coding sequence ATGGGGTACTTGCAACATTTACTTACAGTAGCTGTGGGTGTTACTCTATTCCTGTACGGGATGGCGAACCTAAGTGCCGGTATTCAGCGCCTCTTTACAACTAAGATAAGAAAAATAATTCTATACGCCGTCAAACGACCAATTTTAGGTTTGTTGACGGGAATTGGAGCAACACTTTTTTTCCAGAGTAGTTCGGCAACGACAACCATTACCGTTGGCATGGTTGGTGCCGGTCTTATAAGTTTATATCACGCCCTCGCCATACTTCTCGGAGCCGATATTGGATCTACCATGATCATCCAACTCATAACATGGAAAGTAACTGACATTGCACCGATAATTGTCCTCAGCGGAGGCACTATTTTCTTTCTAACGGAGAATCGCTGGCGAAAAACTGGAGAAATGATATTTCATTTTGGACTGATCTTTTTTGGGCTTGCTCTTGTGGGTAAAGCAACAGAACCACTCCGGCACTCCCCGATGATAGTTGAAACACTCACAGGAGCACCTAACCCCTGGCTGGGATTCATTCTAGGTCTTATCATCGCCGCTTTGGTTCACGCCTCAGCCGTTCCAATAGGTGTCGCTGTAATCCTTGCCCAACAGAGCCTCATAAGCATTGAAATGGCGCTTCCCATAGTGTTTGGAGCGAATGTAGGAACAACGATTACGGCAATCATGGCCGGTTTTGTGTCCGGCAGGGAGGGACAAAAAGTAGCCATGGCCCATTTTCTTTTTAAATCAGTGGGTGCAGTCGTATCAATCCTTGCAATGGTTCCCTTAATTTCAACACTCAAGCACCTTACAAACAGCGTTCCTCAGCAGATCACCTTGGGACATTTTTTCTTTAATGCGATAATCGTTCTCATTTTCTTCCCTGCACTTTCCGGTGTTTCCCAAGTAATCGAACGAATCTTACCAAAAAAAGAGGAAACCATTTCCATCTGGCCTGAGTACCTAAGTGAAGAAGCACTTGACAACAGCGAAGCCGCACTCGATGGTGTAAGAAAAGAACTCATCAGAGAGATAACACTTACAGAAGAGATGTATCACACAGCCGTATCACTTCGGAAAGAGTTAAAGCGGGAAAAAGTATACAAAATAATGTATTTAGAATCGGTAGTTAATGAACTAAGAGACGAAATAGTGGAGTATCTCAGAACACTGGCCTGCCGCGTACCCGCTTTAACCCAGTCGCGAATGTTATTCGCTTACACGGCTACCGCTGATGACATAGAGCGGATGGCCAATCATATAGTGGTTATCGCCCGTATCGCTGAACTCAAAGCTAAAAGGAAAATACCTTTCAGCACATACGCAGAAGGAGATCTGGAAGTAATAGAAACCCTTGTGGGTGAAAATATAGCAGCCGCTCGTCAACTAATCGAAAGGGAAAATATGGACATTGTTCATGCCTTAACAAGCCGGGAAGACAAAATAGATCTTCTCGTTAAAGAGGCACGTGACAGACATCTCATACGTTTCCACAAGAGAATCTGCCAACCAGAGGCAGGACCCCTTTTTGTGGAAATGTTAATTCGACTCGAAAGGATCTCTGACCATTGTCAAAACATAGCCGAACAGTCACAGGAAATTTTTTGA
- the lnt gene encoding apolipoprotein N-acyltransferase, with the protein MIFSFPKFGSGMFAWIFLVPLLISLHGKNSTKAAALGFFAGLIGYTGILYWISHVVVQYGNLPLVFGICATLLLAGYLSLYIALFTAGVTFFEKRGLPLYLTAPPWWTLLEYVKSTVLTGFPWENLGHSQYQNLPIIQIAEITGVYGISFLLVLINALIAEVILAKNPKKSVKLILVGIIVITTTYVYGIWSIEFNDTRMEKAPTLHVSLIQGNVDQSVKWDPLYKKTTMGIYTTLTRRFAPPQGGLIVWPETAVPSFFQDRDEVHEQIVSLCRELKSWLLFGSPSYERKDDRLILFNSAYLLSPNDDRYMRYDKVHLVPYGEYVPLREYFPFIKKLVHGIGDFGRGKDYSPLSIDGIKLGVLICYEGIFPEASRKYKEKGTNILVNITNDAWFGWTSAPYQHLSMAIFRAVENRVYLLRAANTGISAIIDPTGRIISSSGLFETTGIEGSAKIMKNHTLYDRIGDLFVLMCFFALLGLFIYSTLRSKRYD; encoded by the coding sequence ATGATTTTTTCCTTCCCTAAATTCGGATCCGGAATGTTTGCATGGATTTTTCTTGTCCCCCTCTTGATCTCGCTCCACGGCAAAAATTCTACTAAAGCAGCCGCTCTAGGTTTCTTTGCAGGATTAATTGGATACACAGGAATCCTGTATTGGATCTCCCACGTTGTGGTTCAATACGGCAATCTACCTCTTGTATTCGGTATATGTGCGACTCTTCTCCTTGCAGGATACCTTTCTTTATACATAGCACTCTTTACCGCAGGTGTAACATTCTTTGAAAAAAGGGGGTTACCCCTTTATCTTACTGCTCCTCCCTGGTGGACTTTACTGGAGTATGTTAAATCAACTGTACTTACCGGATTCCCGTGGGAAAATCTGGGACACTCCCAGTACCAAAATTTACCAATAATTCAGATAGCAGAAATAACAGGTGTATACGGTATTTCCTTTCTCCTTGTACTTATTAACGCTCTCATCGCTGAAGTTATCTTGGCGAAAAACCCAAAGAAGTCAGTAAAATTAATTCTAGTAGGTATCATCGTAATCACCACAACTTACGTCTATGGGATTTGGAGTATTGAGTTTAATGATACACGGATGGAAAAGGCACCAACACTCCATGTAAGCCTCATTCAGGGCAATGTCGACCAATCTGTTAAATGGGACCCACTCTACAAGAAAACGACGATGGGAATTTACACTACGCTTACCCGACGTTTTGCACCTCCCCAAGGAGGGCTAATAGTATGGCCGGAAACCGCAGTACCTTCATTTTTCCAGGACAGAGATGAAGTTCATGAACAGATAGTCAGTCTATGCCGCGAACTCAAATCGTGGCTTCTCTTCGGAAGCCCCAGCTACGAACGGAAAGATGATAGATTGATCCTGTTTAACAGTGCATATTTACTCTCACCTAATGACGATAGATACATGCGTTATGACAAAGTCCATCTCGTTCCATACGGTGAGTATGTACCTTTGAGGGAGTACTTCCCGTTCATAAAGAAACTCGTCCACGGAATCGGAGATTTTGGGAGGGGAAAGGACTATTCACCACTGAGTATTGACGGGATAAAGTTGGGTGTCCTCATCTGCTATGAAGGCATCTTTCCCGAAGCAAGCAGAAAGTACAAAGAAAAAGGCACCAATATACTCGTAAATATAACTAATGATGCCTGGTTTGGATGGACTTCTGCGCCTTACCAGCACCTATCCATGGCCATTTTCAGAGCTGTAGAAAACAGGGTATATCTATTAAGAGCAGCAAACACAGGCATATCCGCCATAATAGATCCAACGGGAAGAATTATTTCCTCGAGTGGTCTGTTTGAAACAACGGGCATTGAGGGGTCAGCTAAAATAATGAAAAATCACACATTATATGATAGAATTGGAGATCTATTTGTCTTAATGTGTTTTTTCGCCCTTTTAGGACTTTTCATTTACTCAACTCTAAGGAGTAAAAGGTATGATTGA